The following are encoded together in the Candidatus Flexicrinis proximus genome:
- a CDS encoding GNAT family N-acetyltransferase: MRLTLRPYQDENDYWRIRAFLREVFLLNGRRELSWQVARLDYWRYFGNPNFEKYPLEQAIYYWETDDGHIAAMICPESRGQVYLNVHPGFAARILDAEILQVAEDCLSEPDAETGGRKLTVWAHQHDTQRVQVLTERGYIRGDWPEMQHRRSLELPIPEVAIPSGYTIRALGDRNELPMRSWLSWRVFHPNEPDTNYMGWDWYLDIQRCPLYRRDLDLVAVAPNGELAAFCGIWYDDVTRAGYFEPVGTAPEHVRRGLARATMTEGLRRLKSLGGIQAHVGGYSEAANALYARVMSPDHLVYERWHWKTKPV; the protein is encoded by the coding sequence ATGCGCCTTACCCTGCGACCTTATCAAGACGAAAACGACTACTGGCGGATCCGAGCCTTTCTGCGGGAAGTGTTCCTGCTGAACGGACGGCGCGAACTGAGCTGGCAGGTCGCGCGTCTGGATTACTGGCGCTACTTTGGGAACCCCAATTTCGAAAAGTACCCCCTCGAACAGGCAATCTACTACTGGGAAACGGACGACGGGCATATCGCCGCGATGATCTGCCCGGAGAGCCGCGGACAGGTGTATCTGAACGTGCATCCCGGCTTTGCAGCGCGCATCCTGGATGCCGAAATCCTGCAAGTCGCGGAGGACTGCCTGTCTGAACCCGACGCTGAAACCGGCGGTCGCAAACTCACGGTCTGGGCCCACCAGCATGATACCCAGCGCGTGCAGGTGCTGACCGAACGCGGCTATATACGCGGTGACTGGCCGGAGATGCAGCACCGGCGCTCGCTGGAACTGCCGATCCCCGAGGTGGCGATCCCCTCAGGGTATACGATCCGCGCATTGGGTGACCGGAACGAACTGCCCATGCGCAGCTGGTTATCCTGGCGCGTGTTTCATCCTAACGAACCCGACACAAATTACATGGGGTGGGACTGGTACCTCGATATCCAGCGCTGCCCGCTTTACAGGCGCGATCTGGATCTGGTGGCCGTAGCGCCGAACGGCGAACTGGCGGCGTTCTGCGGAATCTGGTACGACGACGTGACACGCGCGGGTTACTTTGAGCCGGTAGGGACTGCGCCTGAACACGTACGGCGTGGATTGGCCCGCGCAACGATGACGGAAGGACTGCGCCGGCTGAAGTCACTCGGCGGAATACAGGCGCACGTCGGTGGATACTCCGAGGCCGCAAACGCCCTGTACGCGCGGGTGATGTCACCGGATCATCTGGTCTACGAACGCTGGCACTGGAAGACCAAGCCCGTGTAA
- a CDS encoding FixH family protein — MRRLILILLIATALSGCRESTQNAPAGDAITIEMEAAAQTTGASELTVTLTDAQGAPVEAQKVEARGDMTHAGMAPVLAETAEGKNGMYVIPFEWTMSGDWIVTVTITLADGTTAEKRFNLSIRD; from the coding sequence ATGAGACGACTGATACTGATCCTCCTCATTGCGACAGCATTAAGCGGATGCCGGGAGTCGACGCAGAACGCACCTGCTGGAGACGCGATCACGATCGAGATGGAGGCGGCGGCACAAACGACCGGCGCATCCGAACTGACGGTGACTCTGACGGACGCGCAGGGCGCACCGGTCGAGGCGCAAAAGGTCGAGGCGCGGGGCGATATGACGCACGCGGGCATGGCGCCGGTGCTGGCCGAGACGGCCGAAGGCAAGAACGGAATGTACGTCATCCCATTCGAATGGACGATGAGCGGCGATTGGATCGTGACCGTGACCATCACGCTGGCCGATGGGACGACCGCCGAAAAACGCTTCAACCTGAGCATCCGGGACTAG
- a CDS encoding nucleoside hydrolase: MRSMIIDTDTASDDAVALLMALRAPDIDVKAITIVAGNMPVAQGSINARYTAEVCGKDVPVYEGIDSPLTREIYRAYFFHGPDGMGGMNYPAPKRAPAKGHAVDAMIETIKANPGIILVTLGPLTNVAVALRRAPEIVGNVSRCVVMGGAANVVGNITPAAEYNIWCDPEAARIVFRSGLPVEMVGWELCRAEANLTDAEMRYCKETINTPYSHFAVDCNASALTASREWLGDPGLGLPDPVAMAVAIDPTIVTRKSKHYVEIECDGEFTRGMTVVDSCNVTGYDTANVAMWQPVVNRGAPHVTVCWEIDNRRWKSLLYACLK; encoded by the coding sequence ATGCGTTCGATGATCATCGATACAGACACCGCCAGCGACGATGCCGTCGCGCTGCTGATGGCGCTGCGGGCGCCTGACATCGACGTGAAGGCCATCACGATCGTGGCGGGGAATATGCCGGTGGCGCAAGGAAGCATCAACGCGCGCTACACGGCGGAGGTGTGCGGGAAGGACGTCCCGGTTTACGAGGGCATCGACTCGCCGCTGACGCGGGAGATATACCGCGCGTACTTCTTCCACGGGCCGGATGGGATGGGAGGGATGAACTACCCTGCCCCGAAGCGGGCGCCGGCGAAGGGTCACGCGGTGGACGCGATGATCGAGACGATCAAGGCAAACCCGGGAATCATCCTGGTCACGCTCGGCCCGCTGACAAACGTGGCGGTGGCGCTGCGGCGGGCGCCGGAGATCGTGGGCAACGTCAGCCGGTGCGTGGTGATGGGCGGGGCCGCGAACGTGGTGGGCAACATCACGCCGGCGGCAGAGTACAACATCTGGTGCGACCCTGAAGCGGCACGCATCGTGTTCCGTTCGGGGCTGCCGGTGGAGATGGTGGGCTGGGAGCTGTGCCGGGCGGAGGCCAACCTGACCGACGCAGAGATGCGCTACTGCAAAGAGACGATCAACACGCCGTATTCGCATTTCGCGGTCGACTGCAACGCGTCGGCGCTGACGGCTTCGCGCGAGTGGCTGGGCGATCCCGGGCTGGGGCTGCCCGATCCGGTGGCGATGGCGGTGGCGATCGACCCGACAATCGTGACGCGGAAGTCGAAGCACTATGTGGAGATCGAGTGCGACGGGGAATTTACGCGCGGGATGACGGTGGTGGACAGCTGTAATGTGACCGGGTACGACACCGCTAACGTGGCGATGTGGCAGCCGGTGGTCAACCGGGGAGCGCCGCATGTGACGGTATGCTGGGAGATCGATAACCGGCGCTGGAAATCGCTGCTCTACGCGTGTTTGAAATAA
- a CDS encoding DUF1801 domain-containing protein, with amino-acid sequence MSQSSEKTAPKSASSTAAVGKKDKTFSAEERAAMKERAQEIKAAANKADGESAVLAKIDEMPEPERDMARRLHAIIEASAPALSPKLWYGMPAYANKDGKIVCFFQSAQKFNTRYATLGFSDAANLDDGALFPVAYALKTLNAAEEASIGALVRKAAS; translated from the coding sequence ATGAGCCAATCTTCAGAAAAAACCGCGCCGAAGTCTGCCAGTTCCACGGCCGCAGTCGGTAAAAAAGACAAAACATTCTCGGCCGAAGAACGCGCCGCGATGAAAGAGCGCGCCCAGGAGATCAAGGCGGCTGCCAACAAAGCCGATGGCGAAAGCGCCGTGCTCGCCAAGATCGACGAGATGCCCGAGCCGGAGCGCGACATGGCCCGGCGGCTCCACGCGATCATCGAAGCCAGCGCGCCAGCCCTCTCGCCGAAACTCTGGTACGGGATGCCCGCCTATGCCAATAAGGATGGCAAGATCGTCTGCTTTTTCCAGAGCGCGCAGAAATTCAACACGCGCTACGCGACGCTCGGCTTCAGCGACGCGGCGAACCTCGACGACGGTGCCCTGTTTCCGGTCGCCTACGCGCTCAAAACGCTGAACGCCGCTGAAGAAGCCAGCATCGGCGCGCTCGTCAGGAAAGCAGCAAGCTGA
- a CDS encoding WXG100 family type VII secretion target has protein sequence MTNQIRYQYEEIQQVARRFRDQNDRADGLIRRALYCLRRMDDGVWEGRGADEYREEMEDIVLPALRRLAAVMGDTAWTLDKAADMMREAEEMGAHLFTSEGTPLNVNFESIGFMGNTFGGGFGGWSAGEIRRLSEVFSGLGGRRDDLATVSQVDDEKLDRRFGGRFFEEARRIIEGSGPNPDIPPVLPGLNGPVVTPPWFTENNSTDGGLNGASDAAVMVAGAGDHERMVGDIAKTSQALGGTPVSGVFAAQEGDVLRGPGAIAGAVATVNPAVQALMDWVRAHPNGLFILPPWSAAYGADALNALAAEGFDLSKLNVVSFGDSNLTLPEGLNHRVVGGLADLKA, from the coding sequence ATGACAAACCAGATCCGTTATCAATATGAAGAGATCCAGCAGGTCGCGCGACGTTTCCGCGACCAAAACGACCGCGCCGATGGCTTGATCCGCCGTGCCTTATATTGTCTCCGGCGGATGGATGACGGGGTGTGGGAAGGCCGCGGCGCCGACGAGTACCGCGAGGAAATGGAAGACATCGTGCTCCCGGCGCTCCGGCGCCTGGCCGCGGTCATGGGCGATACCGCCTGGACGCTCGACAAAGCGGCCGACATGATGCGCGAGGCCGAGGAGATGGGCGCCCACCTCTTCACCTCCGAAGGGACGCCGCTCAATGTCAACTTTGAGTCGATTGGCTTCATGGGCAATACCTTTGGCGGCGGATTCGGCGGCTGGTCGGCTGGCGAGATTCGGCGCTTGAGCGAAGTCTTCAGTGGTCTCGGCGGCCGTCGGGATGACCTCGCTACGGTCTCTCAGGTCGACGACGAGAAGCTCGACCGGCGCTTCGGCGGACGCTTCTTTGAAGAAGCCCGCCGCATCATTGAGGGCAGCGGTCCGAACCCCGATATCCCGCCGGTTCTCCCCGGCCTGAATGGGCCAGTCGTGACTCCGCCCTGGTTCACGGAAAACAACAGCACCGACGGTGGTCTCAATGGCGCATCTGACGCCGCGGTCATGGTGGCCGGCGCCGGTGATCACGAGCGCATGGTCGGTGATATCGCCAAGACCTCCCAGGCCTTAGGCGGCACCCCGGTCTCTGGCGTGTTCGCCGCGCAGGAAGGGGATGTGCTGCGCGGCCCGGGTGCGATTGCCGGCGCCGTCGCTACCGTCAACCCTGCCGTGCAGGCTCTCATGGATTGGGTGCGCGCGCATCCCAACGGGTTATTCATCCTCCCGCCTTGGAGCGCCGCGTATGGTGCCGACGCGCTCAACGCCCTGGCCGCCGAAGGCTTCGACCTCTCGAAACTCAACGTCGTCTCCTTTGGCGACTCGAACCTGACTCTCCCCGAAGGTCTGAACCACCGCGTTGTTGGCGGTCTTGCAGACCTGAAAGCGTAG
- a CDS encoding M23 family metallopeptidase has protein sequence MMRFLLTVISALVLTTLGIMPTQNLTQTDCGTADSLIYPVDMTRYLLVQGFTVPSPRHQGRYHTGEDYALPGGEALGEPVAAIGRGVVTYSYTLGWGRDAGVVVVRHTLPDGTQVLSQYGHITQSEAVQFPTIGSCVEQGQIVGVIADVRPAPHVHLEIRLAMPDNPGPGYSWVLPEADEPQWRKPSRIIEAYR, from the coding sequence ATGATGCGCTTCCTCCTGACCGTGATTTCGGCGCTGGTGCTGACAACGCTTGGGATTATGCCGACCCAGAACCTGACGCAAACGGACTGCGGTACCGCGGACTCGCTGATCTATCCGGTCGATATGACACGCTACCTGCTGGTGCAAGGCTTTACTGTCCCCAGCCCCAGGCATCAAGGACGCTACCATACTGGGGAAGATTACGCGCTTCCTGGCGGCGAGGCACTCGGCGAACCGGTCGCAGCGATCGGACGCGGGGTGGTGACGTACAGCTACACACTGGGCTGGGGACGCGATGCCGGCGTGGTGGTGGTACGGCATACCCTGCCTGACGGCACGCAGGTTCTCAGCCAATACGGACATATCACACAGTCGGAAGCCGTCCAATTCCCGACGATCGGCTCGTGCGTGGAGCAAGGCCAGATCGTGGGCGTGATTGCCGATGTGCGACCCGCGCCGCACGTGCATCTGGAAATCCGGCTGGCGATGCCCGACAACCCCGGCCCCGGTTATTCCTGGGTGCTGCCCGAAGCGGACGAGCCGCAGTGGCGCAAGCCCAGCCGGATCATCGAGGCTTACCGCTAA